From [Clostridium] symbiosum, a single genomic window includes:
- a CDS encoding ABC transporter permease: protein MDNNIEQIPDSLWEPLELGEKNSEKIEKPSLTFLQDGWRRLKQNKTAMISMVVIIILVLCAVFIPFFWKYSYEEQNLTLSNIPPVLEVYPLSDEANERNIYITQNYDVVEVAADGTLIELLQPTYKDTIARKSTFDLNGKILSIDYSMYTQALKEYRKLEKKYSASEGDCVPTSAASYLAGYFDGREETPFISLAEAKRILEEEIEKCSITYDGHAMTETRTMRNKTYLLGSDSLGRDLFIRVIYGARMSLTVGVFAALVNFVIGVFYGCFAGYKGGTVDNVMMRIVDVVDSVPMMLYVILIMVVIGPGMKSIIIALGLTYWVRMARIVRGQVLSLKNNEFVLAAKILGASTRRIFAKHLIPNMMGAIMVAIAMQIPNAIFTEAFLSFVGLGVSAPMASWGTLCNDALPGIYVYPYQMLTPAIAISVTILAFNLFSDGLRDAFDPKQRK from the coding sequence ATGGATAATAACATAGAACAGATTCCGGACTCTCTTTGGGAGCCTCTGGAATTGGGTGAAAAGAATTCTGAAAAAATTGAAAAACCGAGCCTGACCTTTTTGCAGGATGGCTGGAGACGGCTTAAACAAAACAAAACAGCAATGATATCAATGGTCGTCATCATTATTCTGGTTCTCTGCGCGGTCTTTATTCCTTTTTTCTGGAAATACAGTTACGAAGAACAGAACCTGACGCTCTCTAATATCCCTCCGGTACTTGAGGTTTATCCTCTCTCCGATGAGGCCAATGAGCGCAATATCTATATTACACAGAACTACGACGTGGTTGAAGTGGCGGCCGACGGCACTCTGATAGAGCTTCTGCAGCCCACATATAAAGATACGATAGCCAGGAAGAGCACCTTTGACCTGAACGGGAAAATACTGTCAATCGATTACAGTATGTACACACAGGCATTGAAAGAATACCGGAAACTGGAAAAGAAGTACTCGGCGTCGGAGGGAGACTGCGTTCCCACGTCGGCCGCCTCTTATCTGGCAGGTTATTTTGACGGCAGGGAGGAAACTCCGTTCATCTCCCTGGCGGAAGCCAAGAGAATCCTGGAAGAAGAGATAGAAAAATGCAGTATTACATACGATGGCCACGCTATGACCGAAACGCGCACCATGCGGAATAAGACGTATCTTCTGGGAAGCGATTCGCTGGGGCGGGATCTTTTTATCCGCGTGATATACGGAGCCAGGATGTCCCTGACGGTCGGCGTCTTTGCCGCCCTCGTCAACTTTGTGATAGGCGTCTTTTACGGCTGCTTTGCCGGTTATAAGGGCGGCACGGTAGACAATGTGATGATGCGTATCGTGGATGTGGTGGATTCCGTTCCGATGATGCTGTATGTAATTCTCATCATGGTTGTGATCGGACCCGGCATGAAATCCATTATCATTGCCCTCGGACTCACCTACTGGGTCAGAATGGCCCGGATTGTGCGCGGGCAGGTCCTGAGCCTGAAAAACAATGAGTTTGTACTGGCGGCGAAAATACTGGGAGCGTCCACGCGCCGCATTTTCGCCAAGCACCTGATCCCCAATATGATGGGAGCCATCATGGTAGCCATTGCTATGCAGATTCCAAATGCAATTTTCACGGAGGCTTTTTTAAGCTTTGTCGGACTCGGTGTTTCCGCTCCGATGGCCTCCTGGGGTACACTCTGTAACGATGCGCTTCCGGGAATATACGTCTATCCGTACCAGATGCTCACTCCCGCCATTGCCATCTCCGTCACAATCCTGGCATTCAACCTGTTCAGCGACGGTCTGCGCGATGCCTTTGACCCGAAACAGAGAAAGTAA
- a CDS encoding ABC transporter ATP-binding protein — protein MEQHHLIEAENLSMYFKKVKGVVKQKISYVKAVDNVSFFIDKGETFGLVGESGCGKTTTGRAICRLYEPTGGSVRYGGADITHLNAKEFMPYRKKIQMIFQDPYASLNPRMTVADIVGEPLDIHHICSGKQREEYILELLRRVGLNKDHASRYPHEFSGGQRQRVGIARALAVNPEFIICDEPISALDVSIQAQVINMLEDLQEELGLTYLFVAHDLSMVRHISDRVGVMYLGSLVEIAETEELYNHNQHPYTKALLSAIPIADPVLSRQSSQILLEGDVPSPLNSPAGCKFASRCPYAKNECRERAPEFKEVARGHFVACHLV, from the coding sequence GTGGAACAGCATCACCTGATTGAAGCGGAAAACCTCAGCATGTATTTTAAAAAGGTCAAGGGCGTGGTGAAGCAGAAGATTTCCTATGTAAAAGCCGTTGACAACGTATCATTTTTTATCGACAAAGGTGAAACATTCGGCCTGGTAGGCGAATCGGGGTGCGGAAAGACGACCACGGGCCGCGCCATCTGCCGCCTTTATGAACCGACCGGGGGAAGCGTACGGTATGGCGGCGCCGATATCACCCATTTAAATGCAAAAGAGTTCATGCCGTACCGTAAAAAAATACAGATGATTTTCCAGGATCCGTATGCATCCCTGAACCCGCGTATGACGGTGGCGGACATCGTGGGAGAACCCTTGGATATCCACCACATCTGCTCCGGAAAGCAGAGGGAGGAATATATTCTGGAACTGTTGAGACGGGTGGGGCTGAACAAGGATCACGCCAGCCGTTACCCCCATGAATTTTCCGGGGGCCAGCGCCAGCGCGTGGGCATAGCCAGGGCACTGGCGGTCAATCCGGAGTTTATTATCTGCGATGAGCCGATCTCGGCACTGGATGTGTCAATTCAGGCGCAGGTAATCAATATGCTGGAGGATCTGCAGGAAGAACTTGGATTAACCTATCTGTTTGTGGCCCACGATCTTTCCATGGTGCGCCATATATCGGACCGTGTCGGCGTTATGTACCTGGGAAGTCTGGTGGAGATAGCCGAAACGGAGGAACTGTATAACCATAATCAGCACCCCTATACAAAGGCCCTGCTTTCCGCGATCCCGATTGCGGATCCCGTCCTGTCCAGGCAGTCCAGCCAGATACTTTTAGAAGGGGATGTTCCGAGTCCCCTGAATTCACCGGCAGGCTGCAAATTTGCCAGCCGATGTCCTTATGCAAAGAATGAGTGCAGGGAAAGAGCGCCGGAGTTCAAAGAAGTTGCCAGGGGCCATTTTGTGGCCTGCCATCTGGTGTGA
- a CDS encoding ABC transporter permease: MARYIIKRVLAALITIWFIMTITFVLMNAIPGSPLDSEKFLDVTLQQAMKAKYGLDRPLYERYFKYLVDYFHGDFGISYIKVGLSTNEIIAAGFPYSLRIGIYSSILIIIFGIAAGILAALRQNRFVDRFLMVLSTLGSTIPSFVFATLYLFLFSKILGLVPAFGVADWKGYIGPVLVTSVFSMAFVTRLMRTSMIEELNQDYIRTARAKGISEFKVVTRHALRNAILPVVTYIGPMVAMVVTGSFVIEKVFGIPGIGSLFTTSILSRDYTLIMGITVFFAVFLVVCTLIVDIMYVFVDPRIKYD; the protein is encoded by the coding sequence TTGGCCAGATATATAATAAAGAGGGTGCTGGCGGCTCTTATAACCATATGGTTTATCATGACGATTACTTTCGTACTGATGAACGCAATTCCAGGCAGCCCTCTGGATTCCGAAAAATTTCTCGATGTGACACTCCAACAGGCCATGAAGGCAAAGTACGGCCTGGATCGGCCGTTGTATGAACGGTATTTTAAATACCTGGTGGATTATTTTCACGGTGACTTTGGTATTTCCTATATTAAAGTGGGACTTTCCACCAATGAAATCATTGCGGCCGGTTTCCCCTATTCCCTGCGGATTGGCATTTATTCTTCCATACTGATTATTATTTTCGGTATCGCGGCAGGAATTTTGGCCGCGCTCAGACAGAACCGGTTTGTGGACCGCTTTCTGATGGTGTTATCGACCCTGGGATCCACAATTCCGAGCTTCGTATTTGCGACACTGTATCTGTTTTTGTTCAGCAAGATTCTGGGACTGGTTCCCGCCTTCGGCGTGGCGGACTGGAAGGGATATATCGGCCCCGTCCTGGTGACCTCCGTATTTTCCATGGCCTTTGTCACCCGTCTGATGAGGACTTCCATGATAGAGGAGTTGAACCAGGATTACATAAGGACGGCCAGAGCCAAGGGAATCTCCGAGTTTAAAGTTGTCACCAGGCACGCGCTGCGCAATGCAATTCTGCCTGTTGTAACCTATATCGGCCCGATGGTTGCCATGGTTGTCACAGGTTCATTTGTCATTGAAAAGGTGTTTGGAATTCCGGGCATCGGCAGCCTGTTTACAACGAGTATCCTCAGCCGTGACTATACGCTGATCATGGGAATCACGGTGTTTTTCGCCGTATTTTTAGTGGTATGCACGCTTATTGTGGATATCATGTATGTTTTTGTAGACCCGAGAATCAAATACGACTAG
- a CDS encoding transglutaminase domain-containing protein has translation MLENIKYLAVQLPEDIRRQLEAGYFSKAVKLIDRRLEGELPLALRKCLELQKAQLPIWEAEYSVSYEEALAILCLNIRDFTREEFEELIEQSVFDWIYRDGQMYFIRTFYENLLKVQHPVTDRLVVPQNQEEQEEKQAVLNRNMNDMKEHGGNAYRIHIRSTLKVKGEEDTGDRITVHLPIPNAGTQVRKIRLIGIPSDAVIAPEDFGSRTVCFQRPYVKGDTFTVEYEYENHVAYTEPDPGIVEAEQPDFCLEEQAPHILFTPFIRSLYEEIVGEETNPLLKARKIYDYITLNVRYSYVRKYSIIRNIAEYAGINQKGDCGIQALLFITLCRYGGVPAGWQSGLFAAPYDIGGHDWAQFYVAPYGWLFADLSFGGSSHRVGNEERRRFYFGNLDPFRMPANSAFQHEFTPPKKHMRQDPTDNQYGECEYGHRALRADEYEIKHEILEICRIPWEGEKR, from the coding sequence ATGTTGGAAAATATAAAGTATTTGGCGGTGCAGCTTCCGGAAGATATCAGAAGGCAGTTGGAGGCAGGGTATTTTTCGAAAGCGGTTAAGCTGATCGACAGACGGCTTGAGGGAGAACTTCCCCTGGCGCTCAGAAAGTGCCTGGAGCTTCAGAAAGCCCAACTCCCAATCTGGGAGGCTGAATATTCCGTTTCCTATGAGGAGGCGTTGGCCATCCTCTGCCTGAACATCCGTGATTTTACCAGGGAGGAGTTTGAGGAGCTGATTGAACAGAGCGTATTCGACTGGATTTACAGGGACGGACAGATGTACTTTATCCGCACGTTCTATGAGAACCTTCTGAAGGTGCAGCATCCCGTAACAGACAGGCTGGTGGTGCCGCAGAATCAGGAGGAGCAGGAGGAAAAGCAGGCGGTTCTCAACCGGAATATGAACGATATGAAGGAGCACGGGGGAAATGCTTACCGCATTCATATCAGGAGCACCCTGAAGGTAAAGGGGGAGGAGGACACAGGGGACCGGATTACCGTGCACCTGCCCATACCAAATGCGGGAACGCAGGTGAGAAAGATCCGCCTGATAGGGATCCCGTCCGACGCGGTAATTGCCCCGGAGGATTTTGGGAGCCGGACCGTCTGCTTTCAGAGGCCTTATGTAAAGGGAGACACGTTTACCGTGGAGTATGAATATGAGAACCATGTGGCGTACACGGAACCGGATCCCGGCATCGTGGAGGCGGAGCAGCCGGACTTCTGTCTGGAAGAACAGGCTCCTCATATCCTGTTTACGCCGTTTATCCGCAGTCTGTATGAGGAGATTGTGGGGGAAGAGACAAATCCGCTTTTAAAGGCCCGGAAAATTTATGACTATATTACGCTGAACGTCAGATATTCCTATGTGAGAAAATACAGCATCATCAGGAATATCGCAGAGTATGCCGGCATAAACCAAAAAGGAGACTGCGGCATTCAGGCGTTACTGTTCATCACGCTGTGCCGCTACGGCGGGGTTCCAGCCGGGTGGCAATCTGGCCTGTTTGCGGCGCCGTATGATATCGGCGGCCATGACTGGGCGCAGTTCTATGTCGCTCCCTACGGCTGGCTGTTTGCCGATTTGTCGTTCGGGGGGAGTTCCCACCGGGTTGGCAACGAAGAGAGAAGACGCTTTTACTTCGGAAATCTGGATCCGTTCCGCATGCCCGCCAATTCTGCATTCCAGCACGAGTTTACGCCGCCGAAAAAGCATATGCGCCAGGATCCGACCGATAACCAGTACGGGGAGTGCGAGTACGGACATCGGGCCTTAAGGGCAGACGAGTATGAGATAAAACATGAGATCCTGGAGATTTGCCGGATTCCATGGGAAGGAGAAAAACGATGA
- a CDS encoding pyridoxal-phosphate dependent enzyme has product MNTRQAKNVLADFHRLELGTFPTPLHQVKNIQKKTGSRFPLYIKRDDLTGLGAGGNKIRNLEYLLGDAVQKKADVVIASGKCQSNLCALAVSACNKANLDCIIIHNDARPERMEGNQLLNVLSGADMRYIGDMPDHEREAYVEEFCRELENQGRHPYLIKNGASTALGSLGYVQAVVELCDQCEAQELQLDHLFVPGGNGGLAAGVIFGAALTGAPFHVHVVTVEHEKAELEKILNGFLGELQQLTGQLEGFCFEPLFTVHEEYRGEGWGRPTKESVNQIYELAKEEGIFVEKVYTGKTLYGMVDSVQKGTVNGSACYLHSGGFGALFTQF; this is encoded by the coding sequence ATGAATACCCGGCAAGCAAAAAATGTTTTGGCTGATTTTCACCGTCTGGAGTTAGGAACGTTCCCAACCCCGCTTCACCAGGTGAAAAACATACAGAAAAAAACAGGATCCCGTTTTCCCCTGTATATCAAGAGGGATGACCTCACCGGACTGGGAGCGGGAGGAAATAAGATCAGAAACCTGGAATATCTTCTGGGTGACGCGGTACAAAAAAAAGCGGACGTTGTGATAGCGTCCGGAAAATGCCAGTCGAATCTCTGCGCCCTCGCCGTATCCGCATGCAATAAGGCGAATCTGGACTGCATCATTATTCACAATGACGCCAGGCCGGAGCGGATGGAAGGAAACCAGCTTCTCAATGTTCTTTCCGGCGCGGACATGCGCTATATCGGAGATATGCCGGATCATGAGAGGGAAGCGTATGTAGAGGAGTTCTGCCGTGAGCTGGAGAATCAGGGCAGGCATCCTTACCTGATTAAAAACGGGGCGTCGACAGCTCTTGGCTCCCTGGGATATGTCCAGGCCGTTGTGGAACTTTGTGATCAGTGCGAGGCCCAGGAACTGCAGCTTGACCATCTCTTTGTCCCGGGCGGGAACGGAGGGCTGGCGGCCGGCGTCATATTCGGCGCAGCGCTGACCGGGGCGCCCTTTCACGTACATGTTGTGACGGTTGAGCATGAAAAAGCAGAGCTGGAAAAAATCCTCAACGGTTTTCTGGGAGAACTGCAGCAGTTGACCGGACAGCTCGAAGGATTCTGTTTTGAACCGCTGTTTACCGTCCATGAGGAGTACAGAGGAGAAGGATGGGGCAGGCCCACGAAAGAATCAGTGAATCAGATCTATGAGCTGGCAAAGGAAGAGGGCATTTTTGTCGAAAAAGTTTATACCGGTAAAACCCTGTACGGAATGGTGGATTCGGTGCAAAAAGGAACCGTAAACGGCAGCGCCTGCTACCTTCATTCGGGCGGTTTTGGCGCGCTGTTCACCCAGTTTTAA
- a CDS encoding ABC transporter ATP-binding protein codes for MEEQLLEVKNLRTSFFTHVGEVKAIRDISFSVRKGEAVGIVGESGSGKSVTSLSIMQLQHPGRIMGGEILFHGEDLLKKNKKEMRKMRSSKIAMIFQDPMTSLNALLTIGSQISEAILEHEKLTKKQAMERAVEMLRLVGIPDPEERIHCYPHEFSGGMRQRVMIAMALSCNPELLIADEPTTALDVTIQAQILRLLNDLKERTNTSIILITHDLGVVASSCSRIIVMYGGQIMETGTVEDIFYSPLHPYTMGLLKSIPKAGGSRERLQSIAGTPPDMLQPPAGCPFYPRCEFAMGVCRERTVPEFHRGEEHAVRCWLCHPKAPAVAKYENQKGGVRRGTASPD; via the coding sequence ATGGAAGAACAATTATTAGAGGTAAAAAACCTTAGAACCTCTTTCTTTACCCATGTGGGAGAGGTCAAGGCAATCCGTGATATAAGCTTTTCGGTCCGGAAAGGAGAGGCGGTAGGCATCGTCGGCGAATCCGGCAGCGGCAAAAGCGTGACCTCCCTGTCGATTATGCAGTTACAGCACCCGGGCAGGATTATGGGAGGGGAAATTCTCTTTCACGGTGAGGACTTGCTTAAAAAGAATAAAAAAGAGATGCGGAAAATGCGCAGCAGCAAAATCGCGATGATTTTCCAGGATCCCATGACCTCCCTGAATGCTCTTCTCACGATTGGGAGCCAGATCAGCGAGGCCATATTAGAACATGAGAAGCTGACCAAAAAACAGGCGATGGAGAGGGCGGTTGAGATGCTGCGCCTGGTCGGAATCCCCGATCCGGAGGAACGCATCCACTGTTATCCCCATGAATTTTCCGGTGGTATGCGTCAGCGCGTCATGATTGCCATGGCGTTGTCCTGCAATCCCGAACTTCTGATTGCGGACGAACCGACCACGGCGCTGGATGTGACGATCCAGGCGCAGATCCTCCGCCTCCTGAATGACCTGAAGGAGCGCACGAATACTTCGATTATCCTGATCACGCATGATCTGGGAGTCGTGGCAAGTTCATGCAGCCGCATTATTGTCATGTACGGGGGACAGATTATGGAGACAGGGACGGTGGAGGACATTTTTTATTCTCCGCTTCATCCGTATACCATGGGGCTGTTAAAATCTATTCCCAAGGCCGGAGGCAGCAGAGAACGGCTGCAGTCGATTGCAGGAACTCCCCCGGATATGCTGCAGCCTCCCGCCGGCTGCCCATTCTACCCCCGCTGTGAATTCGCCATGGGTGTCTGCAGGGAGCGGACGGTACCGGAATTCCACAGAGGGGAAGAGCATGCCGTTCGGTGTTGGCTCTGTCATCCCAAGGCGCCTGCCGTAGCTAAGTATGAAAATCAGAAGGGAGGTGTGAGGCGTGGAACAGCATCACCTGATTGA
- a CDS encoding dicarboxylate/amino acid:cation symporter has protein sequence MEKSKSTFWENYRFPLTLIAGIAIGSIIGIVFGDKAVILKPFGDIFINLMFCAVVPLVFITISSAVGNMLSMRRLGKILGYMLGVFIVTGAIASVAIIVMVKIFPPAEGVNIALTAPDSLDSVNLGEQIVKALTVNDFSGLLSKANMLPLICFSVLFGVCVSLTGKENNSMVAKGLEALSAVMMKMISLIMYYAPIGLGAYFASLIGEFGPQLLGSYAKAMVIYYPLCIVYFFVAFAAYSYFAGGKKGTRKFFKNILNASVTSLATQSSIATLPVNLDAAKTIGVPKDIRDIVLPIGATMHMDGTCLSSILKISFLFGIFGQDFSGIGTYITCVCIAILGGVVMSGVPGGGLIGEMLIVNLFGFPPEAFPIIATIGFLVDPPATWINATGDTVASMMVTRMVEGKEWMDMAPEED, from the coding sequence ATGGAGAAAAGTAAATCTACATTCTGGGAAAATTATCGTTTTCCTCTGACGCTGATTGCGGGTATCGCAATCGGCAGTATCATAGGTATTGTATTTGGCGACAAAGCGGTAATATTAAAACCGTTCGGGGATATTTTTATCAATCTGATGTTCTGTGCGGTGGTGCCGTTAGTATTTATCACGATCTCCAGTGCGGTCGGAAATATGCTCAGTATGAGGCGGCTCGGGAAAATCCTGGGCTATATGCTGGGAGTTTTTATTGTGACGGGAGCGATCGCGTCTGTCGCCATTATTGTGATGGTGAAGATATTCCCGCCGGCAGAGGGAGTCAACATCGCCCTCACGGCTCCGGATTCGCTGGACAGCGTCAACTTGGGCGAACAGATCGTAAAAGCGCTCACGGTGAATGATTTCTCCGGCCTGCTTTCCAAGGCTAATATGCTGCCGCTAATCTGTTTTTCCGTTCTGTTCGGCGTATGCGTCAGCCTTACGGGAAAAGAGAATAACAGCATGGTTGCCAAAGGCCTGGAGGCCCTCTCAGCAGTCATGATGAAAATGATTTCACTGATTATGTATTATGCACCGATCGGACTGGGAGCGTATTTTGCATCCCTGATTGGCGAGTTTGGCCCTCAGCTTCTGGGCTCCTATGCAAAAGCGATGGTTATTTACTATCCGTTGTGCATCGTGTATTTCTTTGTGGCATTTGCGGCATACTCGTATTTTGCCGGAGGGAAGAAGGGGACGAGAAAGTTCTTCAAGAATATTCTGAATGCCTCGGTAACTTCCCTGGCTACCCAGAGTTCCATCGCCACGCTGCCGGTTAATCTGGATGCGGCGAAAACCATCGGCGTGCCGAAGGATATCAGGGATATTGTGCTTCCCATCGGAGCGACGATGCATATGGACGGAACCTGTCTTTCCTCTATCTTAAAGATATCGTTCCTGTTCGGCATCTTCGGCCAGGATTTCTCGGGGATCGGCACTTACATTACCTGTGTCTGTATCGCAATCCTGGGCGGTGTCGTTATGTCCGGCGTTCCGGGCGGCGGCCTCATCGGAGAGATGCTGATTGTCAACCTGTTCGGCTTCCCGCCGGAAGCATTCCCAATCATTGCAACGATTGGATTCCTTGTGGATCCTCCTGCAACCTGGATCAATGCCACGGGCGATACGGTTGCATCCATGATGGTAACACGCATGGTAGAGGGAAAAGAATGGATGGATATGGCGCCGGAAGAAGACTGA
- a CDS encoding peptide ABC transporter substrate-binding protein, which yields MRKSSMLIGVFAIMVFGGVLAGCSQKSSAPETSGQAPAESTAAPAASAAEKPQALVWNMGSEPKTWDPTLSSETLSEYITISMFEGLTRQSVDGIEPGVAESWDVSDDGLTYTFHLRKSNWSDGTPLTAHDFEYTWRRLCDPAVASPSAAGVTDYVVGAAEYLAGTGTADEVMAHALDDYTFEVVLKNPAPFFLNRISADIYCPVNKKCVDLGEGWEKRPETFICNGPFILSEYQIGSHILMVKNEAYYDADSIKMPAIKGIMINDENTSLQGYKAGDIHCTEVIPAEEIPTLLAEDPNLYVSPLTGTKYLDFNVDRDPVSDVKVRRALTLAINRKLITDQITRSGEIPASGFLPITTQKTDGSSYRTLQANGLPEPAFGISPDSADVDTAKQLLAEAGFPDGEGFPELELLYYTGESDKKICEAIQQMWKENLGITVKLRNEDKSVALQTKADGKYDISLSGWSAGYYDASQMMKQFKLDSGCYAQWRYAEHPSAPHDHTLNPGQKAFEDTYQAAMAAQGTERDELWAQAETILMEEAPACPIYYYVMKALINEDVVTNVEFSKTGNWIFRNAEFVD from the coding sequence ATGAGAAAAAGCAGTATGTTAATCGGTGTTTTTGCAATTATGGTATTTGGCGGTGTGCTGGCGGGATGCAGCCAGAAATCGTCCGCTCCCGAGACTTCCGGGCAGGCTCCGGCGGAATCTACCGCAGCTCCGGCAGCTTCTGCGGCAGAGAAGCCGCAGGCTCTCGTATGGAATATGGGAAGCGAGCCTAAAACCTGGGATCCCACCCTCAGTTCGGAAACTCTTTCCGAGTATATTACCATTTCAATGTTCGAGGGACTGACCAGGCAGAGTGTGGATGGAATTGAACCGGGTGTCGCCGAGAGCTGGGATGTCTCCGATGACGGCCTGACCTATACGTTCCACCTGCGTAAGTCCAACTGGTCGGATGGAACTCCTCTGACGGCCCACGACTTTGAATATACCTGGAGACGTCTCTGTGACCCGGCCGTAGCATCACCTTCCGCAGCCGGCGTGACCGACTATGTGGTCGGAGCCGCCGAGTATCTGGCCGGAACCGGCACGGCCGACGAAGTGATGGCGCATGCCCTGGATGATTATACCTTTGAAGTGGTACTTAAGAACCCGGCTCCATTCTTTTTGAACCGTATTTCAGCCGATATTTACTGTCCGGTAAATAAAAAATGCGTTGATCTTGGCGAGGGATGGGAAAAACGCCCGGAAACCTTTATTTGTAACGGACCGTTCATCCTCAGTGAATACCAGATCGGCTCCCATATTCTGATGGTGAAGAACGAAGCCTATTATGATGCAGACAGTATCAAGATGCCGGCCATCAAAGGAATCATGATCAATGATGAAAACACATCCCTTCAGGGCTATAAAGCAGGGGATATCCATTGTACCGAAGTAATCCCGGCGGAAGAGATACCAACGCTCCTGGCGGAAGATCCCAACCTGTATGTTTCACCGCTTACGGGAACAAAATACCTTGATTTCAACGTGGACAGGGATCCGGTAAGCGACGTCAAGGTCCGCCGCGCCCTCACCCTTGCCATTAACCGCAAGCTGATCACGGATCAGATTACACGCTCCGGAGAAATACCTGCCAGCGGTTTCCTTCCGATTACGACACAGAAGACGGACGGCAGTTCCTACCGCACGCTGCAGGCCAACGGCCTGCCTGAACCGGCATTCGGCATTTCACCTGATTCAGCGGATGTCGATACGGCAAAACAGCTTCTGGCGGAAGCCGGTTTCCCGGACGGAGAGGGATTCCCTGAACTTGAGCTTTTATACTACACCGGGGAGAGTGATAAAAAGATTTGTGAGGCAATCCAGCAGATGTGGAAGGAAAATCTCGGCATTACCGTAAAACTCCGCAATGAGGATAAGAGCGTAGCTCTGCAGACAAAAGCAGACGGCAAATATGATATCAGCCTTTCGGGCTGGAGCGCAGGCTATTATGACGCCAGCCAGATGATGAAACAGTTTAAGCTGGACTCCGGATGCTATGCACAGTGGAGATATGCGGAACATCCAAGCGCTCCCCACGACCATACTCTGAACCCGGGACAGAAGGCGTTTGAGGATACTTATCAGGCGGCCATGGCGGCACAGGGAACAGAGAGAGACGAGCTTTGGGCACAGGCCGAGACCATTCTGATGGAAGAGGCTCCCGCCTGCCCGATATACTACTATGTAATGAAAGCGCTGATTAATGAGGATGTTGTTACAAATGTGGAGTTTTCCAAGACCGGTAACTGGATTTTCCGCAATGCAGAATTTGTAGACTGA
- a CDS encoding M55 family metallopeptidase has product MKVFISADIEGIADLASFTEAGNDNPQLYTRGMIQMSKEVGAVCRGALSAGADFVAVKDAHGYGLNIMHEYLPEPVTLIRGEVKNPYSMVGGINKSYDAVMFVGYHDAAGQNGNPMAHTISSRRIREITINGAPASEMTLFSYAAAYLGIPTVFVSGDAGICDKASLANPKIVTCCTKIGIGGAVASLHPAVVERMLEDAAERALRMGHDGPMSPLPPEFRVTVAYQKHFDAEHASYYPGAYKTDAHTVEFKHNDYYEVLRFFHFVL; this is encoded by the coding sequence ATGAAAGTATTTATCAGCGCAGACATCGAGGGCATTGCGGATTTGGCGTCCTTTACGGAGGCCGGAAACGACAATCCGCAGCTCTATACAAGGGGCATGATTCAGATGAGTAAAGAGGTGGGCGCCGTATGCCGCGGAGCGCTGTCTGCCGGGGCTGATTTTGTGGCGGTCAAGGATGCGCACGGATATGGACTTAATATTATGCATGAGTATCTGCCGGAACCGGTCACGCTGATACGCGGGGAAGTGAAAAACCCGTATTCCATGGTGGGAGGCATTAATAAAAGCTATGATGCCGTGATGTTCGTGGGCTACCACGACGCAGCCGGACAGAATGGAAACCCGATGGCCCACACGATCAGCAGCAGGAGAATCAGGGAGATTACCATTAACGGAGCCCCGGCGTCGGAGATGACTCTGTTTTCCTATGCGGCCGCATATCTTGGAATTCCCACGGTCTTTGTATCAGGAGATGCCGGAATCTGCGACAAGGCGTCGCTTGCGAATCCAAAGATTGTAACGTGCTGCACGAAAATAGGAATCGGAGGAGCCGTTGCCAGCCTGCATCCGGCGGTGGTGGAACGGATGCTGGAGGACGCCGCCGAGAGGGCGCTGAGGATGGGCCATGACGGTCCGATGAGTCCCCTGCCCCCTGAATTCCGGGTCACTGTTGCCTATCAGAAACATTTTGACGCGGAACACGCCTCCTATTACCCGGGCGCATATAAAACGGATGCACATACCGTTGAATTTAAACATAATGACTATTATGAAGTCCTCCGGTTTTTCCATTTTGTGCTGTAA